The following are from one region of the Prevotella communis genome:
- the ychF gene encoding redox-regulated ATPase YchF — MALKCGIVGLPNVGKSTLFNCLSSAKAQAANFPFCTIEPNVGVITVPDERLTKLAEIVHPGRIVPATCEIVDIAGLVKGASKGEGLGNKFLGNIRETDAIIHVLRCFEDENITHVDGSIDPIRDKEIIDTELQLKDLETIDSRLAKTEKAAAAGNKDAKVEVTVLKAYKEVLEQGKNARIVEFDSKEEQDCARNLFLLTSKPVLYVCNVGEADAKSGNDFTKKVEALAKEEGAEAMVIAAKTEEDIAELESYEDKQMFLEELGLEESGVNRLIKKAYALLNLETFITAGEMEVKAWTYKKGWKAPQCAGVIHTDFEKGFIRAEVIKYEDYLKYGSEAAVREAGKMGVEGKDYVVQDGDIMHFRFNV; from the coding sequence ATGGCATTAAAATGTGGTATTGTGGGACTGCCTAACGTCGGCAAGTCCACACTTTTCAATTGTCTGTCGAGCGCTAAGGCACAGGCAGCAAACTTCCCTTTCTGTACGATTGAGCCCAACGTGGGCGTGATTACCGTACCCGATGAACGACTGACCAAACTGGCCGAGATAGTACACCCTGGACGTATCGTTCCTGCTACCTGTGAAATCGTGGATATCGCAGGTCTGGTAAAGGGCGCTTCCAAAGGTGAAGGTCTTGGCAACAAGTTCCTTGGCAATATCCGCGAGACGGATGCTATCATCCACGTGCTGCGCTGCTTTGAGGACGAAAATATCACCCATGTAGATGGTAGTATCGACCCCATACGCGACAAGGAAATCATCGACACCGAGCTACAGCTAAAGGACCTCGAGACCATCGACTCCCGTCTGGCTAAGACGGAGAAGGCTGCTGCCGCCGGCAATAAGGACGCCAAGGTGGAAGTAACTGTACTGAAGGCATATAAAGAGGTATTGGAACAGGGTAAGAACGCCCGTATCGTGGAGTTCGACAGTAAAGAAGAGCAGGACTGCGCCCGCAACCTCTTCCTCCTGACCTCAAAGCCCGTGCTCTACGTTTGCAATGTGGGCGAGGCTGATGCCAAGAGTGGCAACGACTTCACCAAGAAGGTGGAGGCACTGGCTAAGGAAGAAGGGGCCGAGGCTATGGTCATCGCCGCTAAGACCGAAGAGGATATCGCCGAACTCGAGAGCTACGAGGACAAGCAGATGTTCCTCGAGGAACTGGGCTTGGAGGAGAGCGGTGTGAACCGTCTGATCAAGAAGGCCTATGCCCTGCTGAACCTTGAGACCTTTATCACCGCTGGCGAGATGGAAGTGAAGGCCTGGACCTACAAGAAGGGCTGGAAGGCTCCTCAGTGTGCTGGTGTCATCCACACCGACTTCGAGAAAGGCTTTATCCGTGCAGAGGTCATCAAGTACGAAGACTACCTGAAATACGGCTCTGAGGCTGCTGTTCGCGAGGCTGGTAAGATGGGCGTAGAGGGTAAGGACTACGTGGTGCAGGATGGTGATATCATGCACTTCAGATTCAATGTCTAG
- the polA gene encoding DNA polymerase I — protein MEKLFLLDAYALIYRSYYAFIKNPRINSKGLNTSAIIGFVNTLQEVIEKEQPKYLGVAFDPHGPTFRSDKFPAYKAQREATPEDIKKAVPIIKDLLAAYRIPVLQVDGFEADDVIGTLAKKADSIDGVQTFMLTPDKDYGQLVTDKVSIYRPRHGGGYEVMGPKEVCDKYGITTPLQVIDLLALMGDSADNFPGCPGVGEKTATKLINDFNSVDELLQRTEELKGALKKKVEEHVEDIRMSYFLATICTEVPIELNLDDLTLQSPDEEKLTALFTELEFKALTNRVLKKVEKKPKTDNTQLDLFAEFAPNDAGDSKFSSFETLKTVAHEYKLVENEDEMQQIRDYFLTKEFLVLDTETTSTSAINAELVGLSFSVEEHKAFYVPIPANREEALRIVNIFKPLYENPKILKIGQNLKYDLEVLRNYDVHLDGPMWDTMIAHYLIQPELRHNMDYMAEVYLNYQTIHIDELIGAKGKNQKSMRDLPPSQVYEYACEDADITLQLKNKLEPELKKHECEDLFYQIEMPLMPVLAEMEMNGVCLDTESLSETSRILTERMNEIEKRIYELAGEAFNIASPKQVGEILFDKLKIVEKAKKTKTGQYVTSEEVLQQLKNKHEIVSDILEHRGLKKLIGTYVEALPKLINPRTGHIHTSFNQTITATGRLSSSDPNLQNIPIRGEDGKEIRKAFIPEPGCLFFSADYSQIELRVMAHLSQDENMLHVFQDGKDLHAATAANIYKKPIEEVTRDERTKSKRANFGIIYGITVFGLAERLDIPREEAKMLIDGYFQTFPQVHDYMEQSKEIARKQGYVTTLFGRRRYLPDINSQNATVRGFAERNAINAPIQGTAADIIKVAMIHIYQRFKAEGIRSKMILQVHDELNFSVYPEEKELVERIVLEEMQHAFPLSVPLVADSGFGNNWLEAH, from the coding sequence ATGGAGAAACTATTTTTGCTCGACGCCTACGCCCTTATATACAGGTCGTATTACGCATTTATCAAAAACCCCAGAATCAATTCCAAGGGGCTCAACACGTCAGCTATCATAGGTTTTGTCAACACGCTCCAGGAGGTTATCGAAAAGGAGCAACCCAAATACTTAGGTGTGGCCTTTGACCCTCATGGACCCACCTTCCGTAGCGACAAGTTTCCTGCATACAAAGCACAGCGTGAAGCCACGCCGGAGGATATCAAGAAAGCCGTTCCCATCATCAAGGATCTGCTGGCTGCCTATCGTATTCCCGTACTGCAAGTAGATGGTTTTGAGGCCGATGACGTTATCGGAACACTGGCAAAAAAGGCTGATTCCATCGATGGTGTGCAGACATTTATGCTCACGCCCGATAAGGATTATGGCCAGTTGGTCACAGACAAGGTGAGCATCTACCGTCCTCGTCATGGAGGCGGTTATGAGGTGATGGGTCCCAAGGAGGTGTGTGATAAATATGGTATCACTACCCCACTCCAGGTCATCGACCTCCTGGCACTGATGGGCGACTCGGCAGACAACTTCCCCGGTTGTCCGGGTGTGGGAGAGAAGACGGCCACCAAACTCATCAACGACTTCAATTCGGTTGATGAACTGCTGCAGCGAACGGAGGAACTGAAGGGTGCTCTTAAGAAAAAGGTGGAGGAACATGTGGAGGATATCCGTATGTCATATTTCCTTGCAACCATCTGCACCGAGGTTCCCATTGAACTCAACCTGGACGATCTGACACTGCAGTCACCTGATGAGGAAAAACTGACTGCTCTCTTCACCGAACTGGAATTCAAGGCTCTGACTAACAGGGTTCTTAAAAAAGTTGAAAAGAAGCCAAAAACTGATAATACACAGCTCGATTTGTTTGCAGAATTTGCGCCCAACGATGCAGGTGACTCAAAATTTTCGAGTTTTGAGACCCTTAAAACGGTGGCTCACGAGTACAAACTCGTTGAAAATGAGGATGAAATGCAACAAATTCGTGACTATTTCTTAACAAAAGAATTTCTCGTTCTAGACACGGAGACCACTTCAACCTCGGCCATCAACGCAGAATTGGTGGGTTTGAGCTTCTCGGTAGAGGAACACAAGGCCTTTTATGTGCCCATTCCTGCCAATCGTGAAGAAGCGTTGCGAATTGTTAATATCTTTAAACCGCTTTATGAAAACCCCAAAATCTTAAAGATTGGGCAAAATCTGAAGTACGACCTCGAGGTGTTAAGAAATTATGATGTGCATCTCGACGGTCCGATGTGGGACACAATGATTGCTCATTATCTCATCCAACCCGAACTGCGTCACAACATGGACTATATGGCCGAGGTGTATCTGAACTATCAGACCATTCATATTGATGAACTGATAGGGGCGAAGGGTAAGAACCAGAAATCCATGCGCGACCTCCCACCCTCTCAGGTCTATGAGTATGCTTGTGAGGATGCCGACATCACGTTGCAGTTGAAAAACAAACTGGAACCTGAACTCAAGAAGCACGAGTGTGAGGACCTCTTCTATCAGATAGAGATGCCGCTGATGCCTGTCTTGGCTGAGATGGAGATGAACGGCGTGTGCCTGGATACGGAGTCGCTCAGCGAGACGTCAAGGATTTTGACGGAGCGAATGAATGAGATAGAGAAACGTATCTACGAACTTGCAGGAGAGGCATTCAACATAGCATCACCTAAACAGGTAGGTGAAATCTTGTTTGACAAACTCAAGATTGTGGAGAAGGCCAAGAAGACCAAGACGGGGCAGTATGTCACCAGCGAAGAGGTGCTCCAGCAACTGAAGAACAAGCACGAAATCGTGTCTGACATATTGGAACACAGAGGTTTAAAGAAACTGATAGGTACCTATGTGGAGGCACTTCCCAAACTGATTAACCCTCGCACAGGACATATCCATACGTCGTTTAATCAGACCATCACGGCTACGGGCCGACTTTCGTCGTCTGACCCCAACCTCCAGAATATTCCTATTCGCGGTGAGGACGGCAAGGAGATTCGCAAGGCTTTCATTCCTGAACCAGGATGTTTGTTTTTTTCAGCAGACTACAGTCAGATTGAACTGCGTGTGATGGCTCACTTGTCGCAAGATGAAAACATGCTGCATGTGTTCCAGGATGGCAAGGATCTGCATGCTGCCACCGCTGCCAATATCTACAAGAAACCGATTGAAGAGGTAACGCGCGATGAGCGTACCAAGTCAAAACGGGCCAACTTCGGTATCATCTATGGCATCACTGTCTTTGGTCTGGCTGAACGTCTGGATATCCCTCGAGAAGAGGCTAAGATGCTGATTGACGGCTACTTCCAGACCTTCCCGCAGGTTCACGACTATATGGAACAATCGAAGGAGATTGCCCGCAAACAGGGCTACGTCACTACCCTCTTCGGTCGTCGTCGCTATCTGCCGGATATCAACTCACAGAACGCTACCGTACGTGGCTTTGCCGAGCGTAATGCCATCAATGCCCCGATTCAGGGCACTGCTGCCGATATCATCAAGGTAGCTATGATACATATCTATCAGCGATTCAAGGCCGAGGGTATCCGTTCGAAGATGATTCTGCAGGTACACGACGAACTCAACTTCTCCGTCTATCCTGAGGAAAAGGAGCTGGTAGAACGAATCGTTCTGGAAGAGATGCAACATGCCTTCCCACTCAGCGTGCCCCTTGTGGCCGACTCTGGTTTTGGAAACAACTGGCTTGAGGCCCATTAA
- a CDS encoding polyprenyl synthetase family protein, with protein sequence MDQLSLIKQPIDQEFNEFTALFKESLTHGDHLLSEMLTHIRQRGGKRMRPILTLLIAKNYGGVTAETQNAAIGLELLHTASLVHDDVVDESEERRGQASVNATYSNNAAVLVGDFILSTALLYVSHTNNQRIISNLAQLGRTLASGELLQLWNISNTEISEDIYYDVIKQKTAVLFESCAAIGALSAGASDEEVEKAKLFGQNLGIMFQIRDDIFDYYDSKEIGKPTGNDMAEGKLTLPVIYALNNNPQYEAMMNLARKVKARTINTDEIAVLVEFTKRSGGIEYAEKRMEDFHQEALKYLDESVSDTAIRDALKAYLDYVIRRNK encoded by the coding sequence ATGGACCAATTATCGCTTATCAAACAACCAATTGACCAAGAATTTAATGAGTTTACAGCCCTTTTCAAGGAGTCGTTGACCCACGGCGACCATCTGTTGTCTGAGATGTTGACTCATATCCGTCAGCGAGGTGGTAAGCGTATGCGTCCAATCCTAACCCTGCTTATTGCAAAGAATTATGGTGGTGTGACAGCCGAGACACAGAATGCGGCTATCGGTCTGGAACTGCTCCATACGGCTTCTCTGGTTCACGATGATGTGGTGGATGAGAGTGAGGAGCGTCGCGGACAGGCTTCGGTGAATGCCACCTATAGTAATAATGCAGCCGTGCTGGTGGGAGATTTCATCCTTTCTACGGCCTTGCTCTATGTGTCTCACACAAATAACCAGCGCATTATCAGCAACCTGGCACAGTTGGGCCGCACGCTGGCTTCTGGCGAGTTGCTTCAGCTGTGGAACATCAGTAATACGGAGATATCAGAGGACATCTACTATGATGTGATCAAGCAGAAAACAGCCGTTTTATTCGAGTCGTGTGCAGCCATTGGAGCCCTTTCTGCAGGCGCTTCTGACGAGGAGGTGGAGAAAGCCAAGCTCTTCGGTCAGAACCTGGGTATCATGTTCCAGATTCGTGATGATATCTTTGATTATTACGATTCCAAGGAGATAGGAAAGCCTACGGGCAACGATATGGCCGAGGGTAAACTGACCCTGCCCGTGATCTACGCCCTCAACAATAATCCTCAGTATGAGGCAATGATGAACCTGGCCAGAAAGGTGAAGGCACGCACTATCAATACCGATGAAATTGCCGTTTTGGTGGAGTTTACCAAGCGTTCTGGTGGTATAGAATACGCCGAGAAACGCATGGAGGATTTCCATCAGGAAGCCCTGAAATATCTGGATGAATCCGTTAGCGATACGGCCATTCGCGATGCGCTGAAGGCCTATCTGGACTACGTGATTCGTCGTAATAAGTAA
- the deoC gene encoding deoxyribose-phosphate aldolase: MSKIEQVLSKYNLDITDEEVKDAVKKIIAEKVHENDTPEVKKFLMGSVELTTLKTTDSDTSVLAFTEKVNQFEEAYPDLPHVATICVYPKFAKVVSETLEVEGVEVACVSGSFPSSQSLIEVKTVETSMAIKDGATEIDIVMPVGQFLEGDYETVVDEIQQQKEACGEHDMKVILETGCLKTAKNIKIASILSMYAGGDYIKTSTGKLEPAATPEAAYVMCQAIKEYYEQTGVQIGFKPAGGLNSVMDALIYYTIVKEVLGEKWLTNKWFRMGTSRLANLLLSEVIGKEVKFF; this comes from the coding sequence TGCTCAGCAAGTACAACCTCGACATTACCGACGAGGAAGTAAAGGATGCAGTGAAGAAGATCATTGCCGAGAAAGTGCACGAAAACGATACCCCAGAGGTGAAGAAATTCCTGATGGGAAGCGTGGAACTTACCACCCTGAAGACCACCGACAGCGATACATCCGTACTGGCATTCACCGAGAAGGTCAACCAGTTTGAAGAGGCCTACCCTGACCTGCCCCACGTAGCCACCATCTGCGTCTACCCTAAGTTTGCCAAGGTGGTCAGCGAGACCTTGGAGGTAGAAGGCGTAGAAGTAGCCTGCGTATCAGGCAGTTTCCCCTCATCTCAGAGCCTTATTGAGGTAAAGACTGTAGAGACCTCTATGGCCATCAAGGACGGTGCTACAGAGATTGATATCGTGATGCCCGTGGGACAGTTCCTGGAGGGTGACTACGAGACCGTGGTAGACGAGATTCAGCAGCAGAAAGAAGCCTGCGGCGAGCACGATATGAAGGTGATTCTGGAGACAGGTTGTCTGAAGACCGCCAAGAACATCAAGATTGCCTCTATCCTGTCGATGTATGCCGGTGGCGACTATATCAAGACCTCTACGGGTAAGTTGGAACCAGCTGCTACGCCAGAGGCTGCCTACGTGATGTGTCAGGCTATCAAGGAATATTACGAACAGACCGGCGTACAGATTGGTTTTAAGCCCGCTGGAGGACTCAACAGCGTGATGGACGCACTGATTTACTATACCATCGTGAAAGAGGTTCTGGGCGAGAAATGGCTCACCAACAAATGGTTCCGCATGGGTACCAGCCGCCTGGCCAACCTGCTGCTCAGCGAGGTTATAGGCAAAGAAGTCAAGTTCTTCTAA